Proteins co-encoded in one Nicotiana sylvestris chromosome 7, ASM39365v2, whole genome shotgun sequence genomic window:
- the LOC104219939 gene encoding protein LURP-one-related 11-like, translating to MTSTRETFTIRMKSLVFHGNGCTVFNSKGEIVFRVDNYEETNNNEVFLMDLYGQVLLSIKKEKLRLYGHWNGYSSGGFKGKPWFQVRRNCKCFSISGDVLYSAGHAVAEQREIAVLREHGRIFLKNITQIFPYFDSP from the exons ATGACGTCCACAAGAGAAACCTTCACTATAAGGATGAAATCCCTAGTGTTCCATGGGAATGGTTGTACTGTCTTTAATTCTAAAGGTGAAATTGTTTTCAGAGTTGACAACTACGAAGAAACAAATAACAATGAAGTATTTCTCATGGATCTTTATGGACAAGTTCTCTTATCCATTAAAAAAGAGAAGCTAAGATTATATGGTCATTGGAATGGATATTCAAGTGGTGGATTTAAAGGGAAACCATGGTTTCAAGTGAGAAGGAATTGCAAGTGTTTTTCAATATCAGGAGATGTCCTAT ATAGTGCTGGTCATGCTGTTGCAGAGCAGCGTGAAATCGCGGTTCTAAGAGAGCACGGTAGaatctttctcaaaaatatcacacagatttttccctacttcgattcGCCGTAA